The genomic segment AGGTTCAAATGAGAGCGTAAAACCCGAGAGGTTATTAGCGTAAAATGGAATAACTTCTTTTGAGGCTTAAACGTATCTCTTATATGGGGTTTGGTAAAAAATCTAAGGCGGTTACCACCAAAGGAGCAATTACCATGGAAATAGGTTCTACCATCAGGCATTTCCGTGAAGAAAGGGGCTATACCCTGGACGACCTGGCGGGCAGGGCGGGGATTTCCCCCTCATATTTAAGTGAAATCGAAAGAGGTCATAAGCGCCCCTCCCTCAAAACCCTGGATAAAATTTGCACTGCCCTCAATATTCCCCGGGAAAACCTTATACCCGCCGAAAACAGTGTCGGTCTGGGAGATAAAATCCGGATAGTGCGCCAGGAAAAAGGTCTTTCCCTCAAGGACCTGAGCGCAAAAACAGGTATTTCTTTCACTTATTTAAGCGAAATTGAAAGGGGTGTCCTGCATCCCGCCGCCGATACCTTGAGTAAGATTGCGTCCGCCCTGGAAGTCCCCCTCTCCCTGCTGGTAAGCCATACAGAAAACTGGATCGGGAAAAAACTTAAAGATGTCCGCGAATCCCTAGGGCTTACCCAGAGCGCCCTGGCAGCCCAGGCCGGCCTCTCGCCGGCAATGATCGGGCAGATTGAAGCAGGAAAAGTGCAGCCCTCCCTTAATACTATAGAAAAAATAGCCAGAGCCCTGGGAATTTCCCCTTGCTATCTGCTTATAGCCCGTGACCAGCTGGAAGAAATGCTGGCTTCCATGGGCCCGGATTTAAGGGAACTGCTGCTGAACGAGAATGTGCAGGCAGTACTCAGGCAGATCTGTTATTTAAATGAAAAACAACTGCGCTTTCTCTTGAAATTTATAGAGGTATTTAAACAGGCCCAGCTGGAGTAATTTTTTTGCCTCTTTCTTCGCCGAAAATATTTTTTGCGAAGAAATCATAAAGCATGGGAGGAAATTTTTCTTTCCTGGCGAATATTATTTACTGGAGGTGGTTGTGATGGGATGGTAAAAGGTTAGTTTGCAAAAATAACAACTAGTTCAAGACCGGGTATAAACAAAATAGAAAGGAGAATTATCCATGGAACAACCCAAATTGTCCGTTATCCTTCTTTCAGGAGAACTGGAAAAGTTACAAGCAGGGTGCCTGGTAAGCTCAGTAGCTTCCATGTCGGGGATGGAAGTCAACGTTTTCGTAACTATGGAGGCATTAAAAGCTTTTCGTAAAGATGTAATCAATGCCAGGGAGTTTAAAACCGCCGGTGAGATAGGCCGGGAAATGCTCAATAAGAATGTCGACCTGTTCTACCAGCTACTAGAAAACGCGAAAGACATGGGTAACCTGAAGGTATACGGCTGCGCCATGGCCATGGATTTGAT from the Moorella sp. E308F genome contains:
- a CDS encoding helix-turn-helix domain-containing protein, giving the protein MEIGSTIRHFREERGYTLDDLAGRAGISPSYLSEIERGHKRPSLKTLDKICTALNIPRENLIPAENSVGLGDKIRIVRQEKGLSLKDLSAKTGISFTYLSEIERGVLHPAADTLSKIASALEVPLSLLVSHTENWIGKKLKDVRESLGLTQSALAAQAGLSPAMIGQIEAGKVQPSLNTIEKIARALGISPCYLLIARDQLEEMLASMGPDLRELLLNENVQAVLRQICYLNEKQLRFLLKFIEVFKQAQLE
- a CDS encoding DsrE/DsrF/DrsH-like family protein, with product MEQPKLSVILLSGELEKLQAGCLVSSVASMSGMEVNVFVTMEALKAFRKDVINAREFKTAGEIGREMLNKNVDLFYQLLENAKDMGNLKVYGCAMAMDLMEWKKEDLIDIFDDVIGVTAFLGKAAGSQVIVM